In Nicotiana tabacum cultivar K326 chromosome 19, ASM71507v2, whole genome shotgun sequence, one DNA window encodes the following:
- the LOC107799792 gene encoding uncharacterized protein LOC107799792, whose translation MSLVTDEIRASASEFYTGNDICQEKSKFLLTEVGLPNGLLPMQDMLECGYVKDTGFVWLKSKKKTEHKFEKIGRQVQYGTEVTAIVEQNKIKKLTGVKAKELLMWLTLTEICVDDPPTGKIHFKTTTGLSRTFPVSAFEVDVPKKEEVKEVNEVVNKENKEVSVAAAVEVKEV comes from the coding sequence ATGTCTCTAGTCACAGATGAGATCAGGGCCAGTGCCTCAGAATTTTACACTGGAAATGACATCTGCCAAGAGAAATCCAAGTTCTTGCTAACAGAAGTAGGTTTACCAAATGGCCTACTTCCCATGCAAGACATGTTAGAATGTGGCTATGTGAAGGATACAGGATTTGTTTGGCTCAAATCCAAGAAAAAAACTGAGCACaagtttgagaaaattggaaGGCAGGTTCAATATGGAACTGAAGTGACAGCCATTGTTGAACAAAACAAGATCAAGAAACTTACTGGGGTTAAAGCTAAGGAGCTCCTTATGTGGTTAACACTTACTGAAATCTGTGTGGATGATCCACCAACTGGGAAAATCCATTTCAAGACTACAACTGGACTTTCTAGGACTTTTCCTGTGTCAGCTTTTGAGGTTGATGTGCCCAAGAAAGAAGAAGTCAAAGAAGTGAATGAAGTTGTGAACAAGGAGAACAAAGAAGTGAGTGTTGCTGCTGCAGTGGAAGTGAAAGAGGTGTAA